One window from the genome of Balaenoptera musculus isolate JJ_BM4_2016_0621 chromosome 3, mBalMus1.pri.v3, whole genome shotgun sequence encodes:
- the ZSWIM4 gene encoding zinc finger SWIM domain-containing protein 4 isoform X1 gives MDPPAAKRSRDCPAGPEERDAGAGAVRGRGRPEALLDLSAKRVAESWAFEQVEERFSRVPEPVQKRIVFWSFPRSEREICMYSSLGYQPPEGEHDARVPFTRGLHLLQSGAVDRVLQVGFHLSGNIREPGGPGEPERLYHVSISFDRCKITSVSCGCDNRDLFYCAHVVALSLYRIRHARQVELRLPISETLSQMNRDQLQKFVQYLISAHHTEVLPTAQRLADEILLLGSEINLVHGAPDPTAGAGIEDANCWHLDEEQIQEQVKQLLSNGGYYGASQQLRSMFCKVREMLRMRDSNGARMLILMTEQFLQDPRLALWRQQGAGMTDKCRQLWDELGALWVCIVLSPHCKPEERTSWLQLLSKWDKLDVCPLEEGNYSFDGPSLQPTVALSPGPEEEEEEEEEEVEAAGSRHTVFGRALQAGSLHWSDAHLQRILASDSYGPSLTSNGGGDKPTFDPQGRPLWLGEPFPTACARVDTLRAHGYPRQALRLAGAIVNTLRLQRRHQLETYKQQKKELLQKGSTCITNMEGWVGHPLDPIGCLCRALLEACHLEEETLAIYPDSGPEKRKVAYQHVPVPGSPGESYLAMALEVALLGLGQQRALPEGLYAQDKVVRNEEQLLALLEEVELDERLVQVLRKQAGQLLEGGPFSGFGEVLFRESVPMHACARYLFTALLPHDPDLAYRLALRAMRLPILETAFPAGEPHGNPLDSIVSNRFPRWFILGHLETRQCELASAMLTAAKGDPEWLHAVLGSIQQNIHSPALLFKLAQDACKTATPASAPPDTTLLGIALELGLQVMRMTLNTMTWRRREMVRWLVSCATEVGLQALMNIMQNWYSLFTPVEAATIVAVTGTTHATLLRLQLDAPRREELWACARTLALQCAMKDPQNCALPALTLCEKNHAAFEAAYQIVLDAAAGGLGHAHLFTVARYMEHRGLPLRAYKLATLALAQLSIAFNQDSHPAVNDVLWACSLSHSLGRHELSAIVPLIIRSIHCAPMLSDILRRWTLSAPGLGPLGARRAAKPLGADRAPLCQLLDAAVAAYITTSHSRLTHISPRHYGDFIEFLGKARETFLLAPDGHLQFAQFLENLKQTYKGKKKLMLLVRERFG, from the exons ATGGACCCCCCCGCGGCCAAGCGGAGCCGGGACTGCCCCGCGGGACCGGAGGAGCGCGACGCCGGGGCCGGGGCAGTGCGCGGCCGGGGCCGACCCGAAGCGCTGCTGGACCTCAGCGCCAAGCGAGTAGCCGAGAGCTGGGCCTTCGAGCAG GTTGAGGAGCGGTTCTCCCGGGTGCCAGAGCCGGTCCAGAAGCGCATCGTGTTCTGGTCGTTTCCACGCAGCGAGCGGGAGATATGCATGTACTCATCACTGGGCTACCAGCCCCCGGAGGGCGAGCACGATGCCCGGGTGCCCTTCACCCGTGGACTGCACCTGCTACAGAGCGGGGCCGTAGATCGTGTGCTGCAAGTGG GGTTCCACCTGAGTGGAAATATCCGGGAGCCAGGGGGCCCTGGAGAGCCCGAGCGCCTTTACCATGTCTCCATCAGCTTTGACCGCTGCAAGATCACATCCGTGAGCTGCGGCTGCGACAACCGAGACCTCTTCTACTGTGCTCATGTGGTCGCCCTGTCGCTGTATCGCATTCGGCATGCCCGCCAGGTGGAGCTGCGGCTACCCATCTCCGAGACACTCTCCCAGATGAACCGGGATCAGCTGCAGAAGTTCGTGCAGTACCTCATCAGTGCCCACCACACCGAGGTGCTGCCCACTGCTCAGCGCTTGGCGGACGAGATCCTCCTCCTGGGCTCCGAGATCAATCTGGTGCATG gtgCCCCAGACCCCACGGCGGGCGCGGGCATCGAGGACGCCAACTGCTGGCACCTAGACGAGGAGCAGATCCAGGAGCAGGTGAAGCAGCTGCTTTCCAACGGCGGCTATTATGGCGCCAGCCAGCAGCTGCGCTCCATGTTCTGCAAG GTGCGGGAGATGCTGCGAATGCGGGACTCCAATGGCGCACGCATGCTGATCCTCATGACCGAGCAATTCCTGCAGGATCCGCGCCTGGCCCTGTGGCGGCAACAGGGCGCCGGCATGACGGACAAGTGCCGCCAGCTGTGGGATGAGCTGG ggGCCCTGTGGGTGTGCATCGTCCTGAGCCCCCACTGCAAACCAGAGGAGCGGACGAGCTGGCTCCAGCTGCTTAGCAAGTGGGACAAGCTGGACGTGTGCCCGCTGGAAGAAGGCAACTACTCTTTTGATGGGCCCAGCCTGCAGCCCACCGTAGCCCTCAGCCCAG gcccagaggaggaggaggaggaggaggaggaggaggtggaggctgcAGGTTCCCGCCACACCGTGTTTGGCCGCGCCCTGCAGGCTGGGTCGCTGCACTGGAGTGACGCCCACCTGCAGAGGATCCTGGCCAGCGACTCCTACGGCCCCAGCCTCACAAGCAACGGGGGTGGTGACAAGCCAACCTTTGACCCCCAGGGCCGCCCACTGTGGCTGGGCGAGCCCTTCCCCACTGCCTGTGCCCGTGTGGACACCCTGAGGGCCCACGGATACCCCCGCCAGGCCCTGCGACTGGCAGGCGCCATAGTCAACACACTCCGGCTGCAGCGGCGACATCAGCTTGAGACCTACAAGCAGCAGAAAAAAG AGCTACTGCAGAAAGGCTCCACCTGCATCACCAACATGGAAGGATGGGTGGGCCACCCCCTGGACCCCATTGGCTGCCTCTGCAGGGCACTCTTGGAGGCCTGTCACCTAGAGGAGGAGACTCTTGCCATTTACCCAG ACTCAGGCCCTGAGAAGCGGAAGGTGGCCTACCAGCACGTCCCGGTGCCCGGGAGCCCTGGGGAGTCCTACTTGGCAATGGCACTAGAGGTGGCACTGCTGGGCCTGGGACAGCAGCGGGCCCTGCCCGAGGGGCTGTATGCCCAGGACAAGGTGGTACGCAACGAGGAGCAGCTGCTGGCCCTGCTGGAGGAGGTGGAGCTGGACGAGCGGCTGGTGCAGGTGCTGCGCAAGCAGGCGGGACAGCTGCTGGAAG GGGGTCCTTTCAGTGGCTTTGGAGAAGTGCTGTTCCGGGAGAGCGTGCCCATGCACGCCTGTGCCCGCTACCTGTTTACTGCACTGCTGCCCCACGACCCCGACCTGGCCTACCGCCTCGCGCTGCGAGCCATGAG GCTGCCCATACTGGAGACAGCGTTTCCAGCTGGAGAACCTCACGGCAACCCACTGGATTCCATCGTGAGCAACCGCTTCCCCCGCTGGTTCATCCTCGGCCACCTGGAGACCCGCCAGTGTGAACTGGCCTCCGCCATGCTGACCGCCGCCAAGG gagaccCCGAGTGGCTGCACGCAGTACTGGGCTCCATCCAGCAGAACATCCACTCTCCAGCCTTGCTCTTCAAGCTGGCGCAGGACGCCTGCAAGACTGCCACGCCGGCCAGTGCACCACCGGACACCACGCTGCTGGGCATTGCGCTGGAGCTTGGCCTGCAG GTGATGCGGATGACCCTGAACACCATGACCTGGCGTCGGAGGGAGATGGTGCGCTGGCTGGTCAGCTGTGCCACGGAAGTCG gcctgcaagccctgATGAACATCATGCAAAACTGGTACTCCTTATTCACACCGGTGGAGGCAGCCACCATCGTGGCAGTGACGGGCACCACCCATGCCACGCTGTTGCGGCTGCAGCTGGACGCGCCCCGGCGGGAGGAGCTCTGGGCCTGCGCCCGCACCCTGGCCTTGCAGTGCGCCATGAAGGACCCGCAGAACTGCGCCCTGCCCGCCCTCACCCTGTGCGAGAAGAACCACGCAGCCTTCGAGGCGGCCTACCAGATCGTGCTGGATGCCGCAGCCGGAGGCCTGGGCCACGCGCACCTCTTCACCGTGGCCCGCTACATGGAGCACCGCGGCCTGCCGCTGCGGGCCTACAAGCTGGCGACGCTGGCCCTGGCGCAGCTCAGCATCGCCTTCAACCAGGACAGCCACCCAGCCGTCAACGACGTGCTCTGGGCCTGCTCACTCAGCCACTCACTGGGCCGGCACGAGCTCTCTGCCATCGTTCCCCTCATCATCCGCAGCATCCACTGCGCCCCCATGCTCTCCGATATCCTGCGCCGCTGGACCCTCTCAGCGCCCGGCCTGGGGCCCCTCGGGGCTCGCCGGGCTGCCAAGCCGCTGGGCGCCGACCGGGCACCGCTGTGCCAGCTGCTGGACGCGGCGGTGGCCGCCTACATCACCACCAGCCACTCTCGCTTGACGCACATCAGCCCGCGGCACTATGGCGACTTCATCGAGTTCCTGGGCAAGGCCCGCGAGACCTTCCTGCTGGCGCCCGATGGGCACCTGCAGTTCGCGCAGTTCCTGGAGAACCTCAAACAGACCTACAAGGGCAAGAAGAAGCTCATGCTCCTGGTGCGGGAGCGTTTCGGCTGA
- the ZSWIM4 gene encoding zinc finger SWIM domain-containing protein 4 isoform X2: MDPPAAKRSRDCPAGPEERDAGAGAVRGRGRPEALLDLSAKRVAESWAFEQVEERFSRVPEPVQKRIVFWSFPRSEREICMYSSLGYQPPEGEHDARVPFTRGLHLLQSGAVDRVLQVGFHLSGNIREPGGPGEPERLYHVSISFDRCKITSVSCGCDNRDLFYCAHVVALSLYRIRHARQVELRLPISETLSQMNRDQLQKFVQYLISAHHTEVLPTAQRLADEILLLGSEINLVHGAPDPTAGAGIEDANCWHLDEEQIQEQVREMLRMRDSNGARMLILMTEQFLQDPRLALWRQQGAGMTDKCRQLWDELGALWVCIVLSPHCKPEERTSWLQLLSKWDKLDVCPLEEGNYSFDGPSLQPTVALSPGPEEEEEEEEEEVEAAGSRHTVFGRALQAGSLHWSDAHLQRILASDSYGPSLTSNGGGDKPTFDPQGRPLWLGEPFPTACARVDTLRAHGYPRQALRLAGAIVNTLRLQRRHQLETYKQQKKELLQKGSTCITNMEGWVGHPLDPIGCLCRALLEACHLEEETLAIYPDSGPEKRKVAYQHVPVPGSPGESYLAMALEVALLGLGQQRALPEGLYAQDKVVRNEEQLLALLEEVELDERLVQVLRKQAGQLLEGGPFSGFGEVLFRESVPMHACARYLFTALLPHDPDLAYRLALRAMRLPILETAFPAGEPHGNPLDSIVSNRFPRWFILGHLETRQCELASAMLTAAKGDPEWLHAVLGSIQQNIHSPALLFKLAQDACKTATPASAPPDTTLLGIALELGLQVMRMTLNTMTWRRREMVRWLVSCATEVGLQALMNIMQNWYSLFTPVEAATIVAVTGTTHATLLRLQLDAPRREELWACARTLALQCAMKDPQNCALPALTLCEKNHAAFEAAYQIVLDAAAGGLGHAHLFTVARYMEHRGLPLRAYKLATLALAQLSIAFNQDSHPAVNDVLWACSLSHSLGRHELSAIVPLIIRSIHCAPMLSDILRRWTLSAPGLGPLGARRAAKPLGADRAPLCQLLDAAVAAYITTSHSRLTHISPRHYGDFIEFLGKARETFLLAPDGHLQFAQFLENLKQTYKGKKKLMLLVRERFG; the protein is encoded by the exons ATGGACCCCCCCGCGGCCAAGCGGAGCCGGGACTGCCCCGCGGGACCGGAGGAGCGCGACGCCGGGGCCGGGGCAGTGCGCGGCCGGGGCCGACCCGAAGCGCTGCTGGACCTCAGCGCCAAGCGAGTAGCCGAGAGCTGGGCCTTCGAGCAG GTTGAGGAGCGGTTCTCCCGGGTGCCAGAGCCGGTCCAGAAGCGCATCGTGTTCTGGTCGTTTCCACGCAGCGAGCGGGAGATATGCATGTACTCATCACTGGGCTACCAGCCCCCGGAGGGCGAGCACGATGCCCGGGTGCCCTTCACCCGTGGACTGCACCTGCTACAGAGCGGGGCCGTAGATCGTGTGCTGCAAGTGG GGTTCCACCTGAGTGGAAATATCCGGGAGCCAGGGGGCCCTGGAGAGCCCGAGCGCCTTTACCATGTCTCCATCAGCTTTGACCGCTGCAAGATCACATCCGTGAGCTGCGGCTGCGACAACCGAGACCTCTTCTACTGTGCTCATGTGGTCGCCCTGTCGCTGTATCGCATTCGGCATGCCCGCCAGGTGGAGCTGCGGCTACCCATCTCCGAGACACTCTCCCAGATGAACCGGGATCAGCTGCAGAAGTTCGTGCAGTACCTCATCAGTGCCCACCACACCGAGGTGCTGCCCACTGCTCAGCGCTTGGCGGACGAGATCCTCCTCCTGGGCTCCGAGATCAATCTGGTGCATG gtgCCCCAGACCCCACGGCGGGCGCGGGCATCGAGGACGCCAACTGCTGGCACCTAGACGAGGAGCAGATCCAGGAGCAG GTGCGGGAGATGCTGCGAATGCGGGACTCCAATGGCGCACGCATGCTGATCCTCATGACCGAGCAATTCCTGCAGGATCCGCGCCTGGCCCTGTGGCGGCAACAGGGCGCCGGCATGACGGACAAGTGCCGCCAGCTGTGGGATGAGCTGG ggGCCCTGTGGGTGTGCATCGTCCTGAGCCCCCACTGCAAACCAGAGGAGCGGACGAGCTGGCTCCAGCTGCTTAGCAAGTGGGACAAGCTGGACGTGTGCCCGCTGGAAGAAGGCAACTACTCTTTTGATGGGCCCAGCCTGCAGCCCACCGTAGCCCTCAGCCCAG gcccagaggaggaggaggaggaggaggaggaggaggtggaggctgcAGGTTCCCGCCACACCGTGTTTGGCCGCGCCCTGCAGGCTGGGTCGCTGCACTGGAGTGACGCCCACCTGCAGAGGATCCTGGCCAGCGACTCCTACGGCCCCAGCCTCACAAGCAACGGGGGTGGTGACAAGCCAACCTTTGACCCCCAGGGCCGCCCACTGTGGCTGGGCGAGCCCTTCCCCACTGCCTGTGCCCGTGTGGACACCCTGAGGGCCCACGGATACCCCCGCCAGGCCCTGCGACTGGCAGGCGCCATAGTCAACACACTCCGGCTGCAGCGGCGACATCAGCTTGAGACCTACAAGCAGCAGAAAAAAG AGCTACTGCAGAAAGGCTCCACCTGCATCACCAACATGGAAGGATGGGTGGGCCACCCCCTGGACCCCATTGGCTGCCTCTGCAGGGCACTCTTGGAGGCCTGTCACCTAGAGGAGGAGACTCTTGCCATTTACCCAG ACTCAGGCCCTGAGAAGCGGAAGGTGGCCTACCAGCACGTCCCGGTGCCCGGGAGCCCTGGGGAGTCCTACTTGGCAATGGCACTAGAGGTGGCACTGCTGGGCCTGGGACAGCAGCGGGCCCTGCCCGAGGGGCTGTATGCCCAGGACAAGGTGGTACGCAACGAGGAGCAGCTGCTGGCCCTGCTGGAGGAGGTGGAGCTGGACGAGCGGCTGGTGCAGGTGCTGCGCAAGCAGGCGGGACAGCTGCTGGAAG GGGGTCCTTTCAGTGGCTTTGGAGAAGTGCTGTTCCGGGAGAGCGTGCCCATGCACGCCTGTGCCCGCTACCTGTTTACTGCACTGCTGCCCCACGACCCCGACCTGGCCTACCGCCTCGCGCTGCGAGCCATGAG GCTGCCCATACTGGAGACAGCGTTTCCAGCTGGAGAACCTCACGGCAACCCACTGGATTCCATCGTGAGCAACCGCTTCCCCCGCTGGTTCATCCTCGGCCACCTGGAGACCCGCCAGTGTGAACTGGCCTCCGCCATGCTGACCGCCGCCAAGG gagaccCCGAGTGGCTGCACGCAGTACTGGGCTCCATCCAGCAGAACATCCACTCTCCAGCCTTGCTCTTCAAGCTGGCGCAGGACGCCTGCAAGACTGCCACGCCGGCCAGTGCACCACCGGACACCACGCTGCTGGGCATTGCGCTGGAGCTTGGCCTGCAG GTGATGCGGATGACCCTGAACACCATGACCTGGCGTCGGAGGGAGATGGTGCGCTGGCTGGTCAGCTGTGCCACGGAAGTCG gcctgcaagccctgATGAACATCATGCAAAACTGGTACTCCTTATTCACACCGGTGGAGGCAGCCACCATCGTGGCAGTGACGGGCACCACCCATGCCACGCTGTTGCGGCTGCAGCTGGACGCGCCCCGGCGGGAGGAGCTCTGGGCCTGCGCCCGCACCCTGGCCTTGCAGTGCGCCATGAAGGACCCGCAGAACTGCGCCCTGCCCGCCCTCACCCTGTGCGAGAAGAACCACGCAGCCTTCGAGGCGGCCTACCAGATCGTGCTGGATGCCGCAGCCGGAGGCCTGGGCCACGCGCACCTCTTCACCGTGGCCCGCTACATGGAGCACCGCGGCCTGCCGCTGCGGGCCTACAAGCTGGCGACGCTGGCCCTGGCGCAGCTCAGCATCGCCTTCAACCAGGACAGCCACCCAGCCGTCAACGACGTGCTCTGGGCCTGCTCACTCAGCCACTCACTGGGCCGGCACGAGCTCTCTGCCATCGTTCCCCTCATCATCCGCAGCATCCACTGCGCCCCCATGCTCTCCGATATCCTGCGCCGCTGGACCCTCTCAGCGCCCGGCCTGGGGCCCCTCGGGGCTCGCCGGGCTGCCAAGCCGCTGGGCGCCGACCGGGCACCGCTGTGCCAGCTGCTGGACGCGGCGGTGGCCGCCTACATCACCACCAGCCACTCTCGCTTGACGCACATCAGCCCGCGGCACTATGGCGACTTCATCGAGTTCCTGGGCAAGGCCCGCGAGACCTTCCTGCTGGCGCCCGATGGGCACCTGCAGTTCGCGCAGTTCCTGGAGAACCTCAAACAGACCTACAAGGGCAAGAAGAAGCTCATGCTCCTGGTGCGGGAGCGTTTCGGCTGA
- the ZSWIM4 gene encoding zinc finger SWIM domain-containing protein 4 isoform X4, with translation MDPPAAKRSRDCPAGPEERDAGAGAVRGRGRPEALLDLSAKRVAESWAFEQVEERFSRVPEPVQKRIVFWSFPRSEREICMYSSLGYQPPEGEHDARVPFTRGLHLLQSGAVDRVLQVGFHLSGNIREPGGPGEPERLYHVSISFDRCKITSVSCGCDNRDLFYCAHVVALSLYRIRHARQVELRLPISETLSQMNRDQLQKFVQYLISAHHTEVLPTAQRLADEILLLGSEINLVHGAPDPTAGAGIEDANCWHLDEEQIQEQVKQLLSNGGYYGASQQLRSMFCKVREMLRMRDSNGARMLILMTEQFLQDPRLALWRQQGAGMTDKCRQLWDELGALWVCIVLSPHCKPEERTSWLQLLSKWDKLDVCPLEEGNYSFDGPSLQPTVALSPELLQKGSTCITNMEGWVGHPLDPIGCLCRALLEACHLEEETLAIYPDSGPEKRKVAYQHVPVPGSPGESYLAMALEVALLGLGQQRALPEGLYAQDKVVRNEEQLLALLEEVELDERLVQVLRKQAGQLLEGGPFSGFGEVLFRESVPMHACARYLFTALLPHDPDLAYRLALRAMRLPILETAFPAGEPHGNPLDSIVSNRFPRWFILGHLETRQCELASAMLTAAKGDPEWLHAVLGSIQQNIHSPALLFKLAQDACKTATPASAPPDTTLLGIALELGLQVMRMTLNTMTWRRREMVRWLVSCATEVGLQALMNIMQNWYSLFTPVEAATIVAVTGTTHATLLRLQLDAPRREELWACARTLALQCAMKDPQNCALPALTLCEKNHAAFEAAYQIVLDAAAGGLGHAHLFTVARYMEHRGLPLRAYKLATLALAQLSIAFNQDSHPAVNDVLWACSLSHSLGRHELSAIVPLIIRSIHCAPMLSDILRRWTLSAPGLGPLGARRAAKPLGADRAPLCQLLDAAVAAYITTSHSRLTHISPRHYGDFIEFLGKARETFLLAPDGHLQFAQFLENLKQTYKGKKKLMLLVRERFG, from the exons ATGGACCCCCCCGCGGCCAAGCGGAGCCGGGACTGCCCCGCGGGACCGGAGGAGCGCGACGCCGGGGCCGGGGCAGTGCGCGGCCGGGGCCGACCCGAAGCGCTGCTGGACCTCAGCGCCAAGCGAGTAGCCGAGAGCTGGGCCTTCGAGCAG GTTGAGGAGCGGTTCTCCCGGGTGCCAGAGCCGGTCCAGAAGCGCATCGTGTTCTGGTCGTTTCCACGCAGCGAGCGGGAGATATGCATGTACTCATCACTGGGCTACCAGCCCCCGGAGGGCGAGCACGATGCCCGGGTGCCCTTCACCCGTGGACTGCACCTGCTACAGAGCGGGGCCGTAGATCGTGTGCTGCAAGTGG GGTTCCACCTGAGTGGAAATATCCGGGAGCCAGGGGGCCCTGGAGAGCCCGAGCGCCTTTACCATGTCTCCATCAGCTTTGACCGCTGCAAGATCACATCCGTGAGCTGCGGCTGCGACAACCGAGACCTCTTCTACTGTGCTCATGTGGTCGCCCTGTCGCTGTATCGCATTCGGCATGCCCGCCAGGTGGAGCTGCGGCTACCCATCTCCGAGACACTCTCCCAGATGAACCGGGATCAGCTGCAGAAGTTCGTGCAGTACCTCATCAGTGCCCACCACACCGAGGTGCTGCCCACTGCTCAGCGCTTGGCGGACGAGATCCTCCTCCTGGGCTCCGAGATCAATCTGGTGCATG gtgCCCCAGACCCCACGGCGGGCGCGGGCATCGAGGACGCCAACTGCTGGCACCTAGACGAGGAGCAGATCCAGGAGCAGGTGAAGCAGCTGCTTTCCAACGGCGGCTATTATGGCGCCAGCCAGCAGCTGCGCTCCATGTTCTGCAAG GTGCGGGAGATGCTGCGAATGCGGGACTCCAATGGCGCACGCATGCTGATCCTCATGACCGAGCAATTCCTGCAGGATCCGCGCCTGGCCCTGTGGCGGCAACAGGGCGCCGGCATGACGGACAAGTGCCGCCAGCTGTGGGATGAGCTGG ggGCCCTGTGGGTGTGCATCGTCCTGAGCCCCCACTGCAAACCAGAGGAGCGGACGAGCTGGCTCCAGCTGCTTAGCAAGTGGGACAAGCTGGACGTGTGCCCGCTGGAAGAAGGCAACTACTCTTTTGATGGGCCCAGCCTGCAGCCCACCGTAGCCCTCAGCCCAG AGCTACTGCAGAAAGGCTCCACCTGCATCACCAACATGGAAGGATGGGTGGGCCACCCCCTGGACCCCATTGGCTGCCTCTGCAGGGCACTCTTGGAGGCCTGTCACCTAGAGGAGGAGACTCTTGCCATTTACCCAG ACTCAGGCCCTGAGAAGCGGAAGGTGGCCTACCAGCACGTCCCGGTGCCCGGGAGCCCTGGGGAGTCCTACTTGGCAATGGCACTAGAGGTGGCACTGCTGGGCCTGGGACAGCAGCGGGCCCTGCCCGAGGGGCTGTATGCCCAGGACAAGGTGGTACGCAACGAGGAGCAGCTGCTGGCCCTGCTGGAGGAGGTGGAGCTGGACGAGCGGCTGGTGCAGGTGCTGCGCAAGCAGGCGGGACAGCTGCTGGAAG GGGGTCCTTTCAGTGGCTTTGGAGAAGTGCTGTTCCGGGAGAGCGTGCCCATGCACGCCTGTGCCCGCTACCTGTTTACTGCACTGCTGCCCCACGACCCCGACCTGGCCTACCGCCTCGCGCTGCGAGCCATGAG GCTGCCCATACTGGAGACAGCGTTTCCAGCTGGAGAACCTCACGGCAACCCACTGGATTCCATCGTGAGCAACCGCTTCCCCCGCTGGTTCATCCTCGGCCACCTGGAGACCCGCCAGTGTGAACTGGCCTCCGCCATGCTGACCGCCGCCAAGG gagaccCCGAGTGGCTGCACGCAGTACTGGGCTCCATCCAGCAGAACATCCACTCTCCAGCCTTGCTCTTCAAGCTGGCGCAGGACGCCTGCAAGACTGCCACGCCGGCCAGTGCACCACCGGACACCACGCTGCTGGGCATTGCGCTGGAGCTTGGCCTGCAG GTGATGCGGATGACCCTGAACACCATGACCTGGCGTCGGAGGGAGATGGTGCGCTGGCTGGTCAGCTGTGCCACGGAAGTCG gcctgcaagccctgATGAACATCATGCAAAACTGGTACTCCTTATTCACACCGGTGGAGGCAGCCACCATCGTGGCAGTGACGGGCACCACCCATGCCACGCTGTTGCGGCTGCAGCTGGACGCGCCCCGGCGGGAGGAGCTCTGGGCCTGCGCCCGCACCCTGGCCTTGCAGTGCGCCATGAAGGACCCGCAGAACTGCGCCCTGCCCGCCCTCACCCTGTGCGAGAAGAACCACGCAGCCTTCGAGGCGGCCTACCAGATCGTGCTGGATGCCGCAGCCGGAGGCCTGGGCCACGCGCACCTCTTCACCGTGGCCCGCTACATGGAGCACCGCGGCCTGCCGCTGCGGGCCTACAAGCTGGCGACGCTGGCCCTGGCGCAGCTCAGCATCGCCTTCAACCAGGACAGCCACCCAGCCGTCAACGACGTGCTCTGGGCCTGCTCACTCAGCCACTCACTGGGCCGGCACGAGCTCTCTGCCATCGTTCCCCTCATCATCCGCAGCATCCACTGCGCCCCCATGCTCTCCGATATCCTGCGCCGCTGGACCCTCTCAGCGCCCGGCCTGGGGCCCCTCGGGGCTCGCCGGGCTGCCAAGCCGCTGGGCGCCGACCGGGCACCGCTGTGCCAGCTGCTGGACGCGGCGGTGGCCGCCTACATCACCACCAGCCACTCTCGCTTGACGCACATCAGCCCGCGGCACTATGGCGACTTCATCGAGTTCCTGGGCAAGGCCCGCGAGACCTTCCTGCTGGCGCCCGATGGGCACCTGCAGTTCGCGCAGTTCCTGGAGAACCTCAAACAGACCTACAAGGGCAAGAAGAAGCTCATGCTCCTGGTGCGGGAGCGTTTCGGCTGA